Proteins from one Mucilaginibacter jinjuensis genomic window:
- the gcvP gene encoding aminomethyl-transferring glycine dehydrogenase: MSININYQEKFQARHIAPNETDTAKMLKTVKADSLDQLIEQTVPAKIRLKKPLNLPAAKSEFDYLNTLKQTASKNKVFKSYIGQGYYDVIVPGVIQRNILENPGWYTQYTPYQAEIAQGRLQALLNFQTMVIDLTGMEIANASLLDEGTAAAEAMFMQYSLRKNSAANIFFVSEDVFPQTIDILKTRSEPYGIQLQIGDHRTVELTDQMFGAIVQYPAGDGQVYNYTDFANAAHQKNIKLTVVADLMSLVLLTPPGQWGADIVVGTSQRFGVPMGFGGPHAAFFATKEEYKRSIPGRIIGVTIDSAGNYALRMALQTREQHIRRDKATSNICTAQALLAIMAGMYAVYHGPQGIKLIAERIHGLSVLLAESLKQLGYEQLNDTYFDTLKFELGHLAGPLHGEALNNEMNLHYKGSVVTISLDETTSVQDIETIVRFFAKVKGKTINDVTFDELKGSIETVIPTELQRTGEILTHPIFNSHHSEHEMLRYIKSLEAKDLSLCHSMIALGSCTMKLNATTEMVPVTWAEFSKMHPFAPTDQVGGYMQIFSELNDWLSEITGFAAMSLQPNAGAQGEYAGLMVIRAYHNDKGDSHRNIALIPSSAHGTNPASAAMAGMKIVVVKCDELGNIDVADLKARAEQYKNELSCLMVTYPSTHGVFEESIIEICEIIHANGGQVYMDGANMNAQVGLTSPANIGADVCHLNLHKTFCIPHGGGGPGMGPIGVAAHLVPYLPGHAVVDIDKGKSIPAVSAAPWGSASILIISHAYIAMMGSEGLTNATKYAILNANYIKSRLEAHYPVLYTGANGRCAHEMILDCRSFKNFGVEVTDIAKRLMDYGFHAPTVSFPVAGTVMVEPTESEPKHELDRFCDAMIAIRYEIDSVEKGISDKTDNPLKNAPHTAAVITANEWEHPYTRQKAAFPLPYVAQYKFWPSVGRVNDTYGDRTLICSCPPLTDYEFEESEITTPEFGT, from the coding sequence ATGAGTATCAATATCAATTACCAGGAAAAATTTCAAGCCAGACACATCGCGCCTAACGAAACAGACACAGCTAAAATGCTGAAAACTGTAAAGGCCGATTCATTAGACCAGCTCATTGAGCAAACCGTGCCTGCCAAGATCAGGTTAAAGAAACCGCTTAACCTGCCCGCAGCAAAAAGTGAGTTTGATTACCTGAACACCCTAAAGCAAACCGCTTCAAAAAACAAGGTGTTTAAATCGTACATCGGCCAGGGTTATTATGATGTAATTGTACCGGGCGTTATTCAGCGCAATATCTTGGAGAATCCAGGATGGTACACCCAATACACGCCATACCAGGCCGAAATTGCACAAGGCCGTTTACAGGCTTTGTTAAACTTCCAAACGATGGTTATTGATTTAACCGGAATGGAAATTGCCAATGCATCTTTACTGGATGAAGGTACTGCAGCCGCCGAGGCTATGTTTATGCAATACAGCTTGCGTAAAAATTCGGCAGCCAACATTTTCTTCGTTTCTGAAGATGTGTTCCCGCAAACTATCGATATTTTAAAAACACGTTCTGAGCCTTACGGTATCCAATTACAAATTGGAGATCACCGCACGGTTGAACTAACCGACCAAATGTTTGGTGCCATAGTTCAATACCCTGCAGGTGACGGACAAGTTTACAACTACACTGATTTCGCCAACGCAGCACATCAAAAAAATATAAAACTTACAGTAGTAGCCGACTTAATGAGTTTGGTACTATTAACGCCACCGGGACAATGGGGTGCTGATATTGTGGTTGGTACTTCGCAACGCTTTGGCGTGCCAATGGGCTTTGGCGGCCCGCACGCTGCGTTTTTTGCTACCAAGGAAGAATACAAACGCTCTATCCCAGGCCGTATTATCGGCGTAACTATCGATAGTGCGGGCAACTACGCATTGCGTATGGCTTTGCAAACCCGCGAGCAGCACATCCGCCGCGATAAGGCAACTTCAAATATTTGTACCGCGCAGGCATTATTGGCTATTATGGCTGGTATGTATGCCGTGTATCATGGCCCGCAAGGCATTAAGTTAATTGCCGAGCGTATCCACGGTTTAAGCGTTTTACTGGCCGAGTCATTAAAACAATTGGGTTATGAGCAGTTAAACGATACTTACTTCGATACCCTTAAATTTGAGTTAGGTCATTTAGCTGGTCCACTGCATGGCGAGGCGTTGAACAACGAAATGAACCTGCACTACAAAGGTTCAGTAGTAACCATCTCTTTAGATGAAACTACCAGCGTGCAGGATATCGAAACCATTGTTCGTTTCTTTGCTAAGGTTAAAGGCAAAACCATTAACGATGTAACTTTCGACGAACTGAAAGGCAGCATCGAAACTGTGATCCCAACTGAACTGCAACGTACAGGCGAGATCTTAACCCACCCAATCTTCAACTCGCATCATTCAGAACATGAAATGCTGCGTTATATTAAATCGCTGGAGGCAAAAGATCTTTCATTATGCCACTCGATGATTGCCTTGGGTTCATGTACTATGAAACTGAATGCTACTACCGAAATGGTGCCTGTTACCTGGGCCGAGTTCAGCAAAATGCACCCCTTTGCACCAACTGACCAGGTTGGCGGCTACATGCAGATCTTTAGCGAACTGAACGATTGGTTAAGTGAAATTACCGGCTTTGCAGCCATGAGCTTACAGCCAAATGCTGGTGCACAAGGCGAGTACGCAGGTTTAATGGTTATCCGTGCTTATCATAACGATAAGGGCGATAGCCACCGTAACATTGCGCTGATCCCTTCATCTGCACACGGTACTAACCCGGCTTCGGCAGCAATGGCTGGTATGAAGATCGTGGTTGTTAAATGTGATGAGTTAGGTAATATCGACGTGGCTGATTTAAAAGCCCGCGCTGAGCAATACAAAAACGAACTATCATGTTTGATGGTAACTTACCCATCAACCCACGGTGTGTTCGAAGAATCTATCATCGAGATCTGCGAAATTATCCACGCTAACGGTGGTCAGGTTTATATGGATGGTGCCAACATGAACGCACAGGTAGGCCTAACCAGTCCTGCCAATATCGGTGCCGACGTTTGCCACTTAAATTTGCACAAAACCTTCTGTATCCCTCACGGTGGCGGTGGCCCAGGCATGGGCCCAATTGGCGTAGCAGCTCACTTAGTGCCTTACTTACCAGGCCATGCTGTGGTTGATATTGATAAAGGAAAATCTATCCCAGCTGTATCTGCAGCGCCTTGGGGTTCTGCATCTATCCTCATCATCTCTCATGCTTACATAGCCATGATGGGCAGCGAAGGTTTAACCAACGCTACCAAATATGCTATCCTGAATGCTAACTATATTAAATCGCGTCTGGAGGCTCATTATCCTGTGCTTTACACCGGCGCTAACGGCCGTTGTGCACACGAGATGATCTTAGATTGCCGTTCATTTAAAAACTTTGGCGTTGAGGTTACTGATATCGCCAAACGTTTAATGGATTATGGTTTCCACGCACCAACAGTTTCATTCCCGGTTGCGGGTACGGTAATGGTTGAGCCAACCGAATCTGAGCCTAAACACGAGCTTGACCGTTTCTGCGATGCCATGATTGCCATCCGTTACGAGATTGACAGTGTAGAAAAAGGTATTTCTGATAAAACAGATAACCCATTAAAAAATGCACCGCACACCGCAGCTGTAATTACAGCCAACGAGTGGGAGCACCCATATACCCGCCAAAAAGCAGCTTTCCCGCTGCCTTATGTGGCGCAATACAAATTCTGGCCGTCAGTTGGTCGTGTAAACGATACTTATGGCGATCGTACCTTAATTTGCTCATGCCCTCCGTTAACGGATTATGAGTTTGAAGAAAGTGAAATTACTACACCAGAATTTGGTACTTGA